TTCTTGCCATCTTCCTCCCCGTTCGCCGTCGGTCCGAAGTTGAGTGGCAGCCCCTGGCGCAGAGCCGTGGCGTACACCTTCGGCAGAGCCTTCAAAAAGCATGCTGTCGTGCGTTGAAGCGGCacgtcgcggccgccgcgcgctctcGATGGGGACTCTGCCGCCAGCACAATCACCTCGGCGATGTCGTACCGCTGCGTGACATCCTCCAGCTCGAGAGCGCCTCGAACGTCGAAGcgcaggcaccgctgcgtcACGAAGctcaccagcaccaccgagagcggcggccgcgctgctgtgggtGCGTCGTCAGCGTCGTTGGTGCCGCGCATacgaccgcagcagccggcatCTATGAAACACAGGAAGAGCTCTGACGCGCCTGCGTCTGACGAAGGAGgcgcgtgcggtggtggccaGCTGAAGCCGGTGCCATCCCCCTCCTCGGCTTCTCCCGCTCCGGCGCAGCTCTCCTCTGCTGGGACTTTGGAGGCATCCCCGGGGCCGCAGCCGTTGCCACCGCCGTTAGTGACGCGTTCcgtggggaggagggtaCCGCGGCTATACAGCTGCGACACACTGCGGGTGAAGAGGCCGCTCTTGAGCCCGTCCGCTGCCCGCATAGCCGCCGACTCCTGATCAGCAAAGCCGACGTGGTACCCCATAGCCACAAGCCGGTGCACGTAGAGGTCCACACGGGTGTACGGGAAACTGCTGTACTCGAAGGGTTGCCCTGGAATACACATGatgccgacgcggcggctGACAGCGCGGCTGTCGGAGCCGTAGAATTTTACACGATAACCGCAAGCGACCATCAAGATCACATGCGGCGAGATGGATTCTTTCAGTGCCACTACCTGTTGCTCGAGGGGGGTCAGGCTAACGCCCTCGGTCTCCCCTTTTACAGCTGATCGACAGCATAAAACCTCGATGGCGTGCGCGACGTCTTCCTGATCATTCTGCCGTCCACGTTTGCTCATCGGTCTTTCTTCGTGAAGCACACAAAGTGCCCTCGCAGGTACCAGTGTCTGACTGTGAGCCAGAAGCGgcagtgggggaggggtatAGAAAGGCGCAGGGAAGCTCAAGGGCGATGGTGAAGGTGGGAAAGACAGAGACAAGCTGCGTGTCTTGGCCCCGTCctcttcgcttttctttccttgCTCTTGCGTCCCCCAACGCCGGCAAAGTCCCAGTGCGCTGCTGGGAGCCgagaagtgtgtgtgtgtgtgtgtgcagttCACTCTTTGTGAGCGCGATGtccgcacgcgtgtgtgagaGGGCGGGGCTGGTGTGCGAGAGTCAGGGAGAGGGACATGGTGGAGCGGTAGAAAAGGGCAGCCCACGAGAGCGGGTcgagaaggggaagaggtAGAGCATGGATGTATCCGTTACCGAGGGCGTGGCAGCTCAATGATGGGGCCACTGCTAGTCCGTCGATCTGCCTGGTGTTGGCCAAGGCGTGGTGGATGCAAACGCAGAGCtaagcgagggagggagggggaggggtggggacaggcaggtggcggagcggcaaAGGTGAAGTACAGACGCATCCACGCATAAAAGACGTCTCATCTgcccccccttcccttgcCGTTttcgacacacgcacgcgcaggcacgcatTCGTTTATATGTGCACCGACATGCACACaccgatatatatatatatatatgcatgtatcCAAGCCTATaaatatatacatatatgcatatacGCAGGGACATAGAGAAGCAGGGGGTACACATTCACGCAGGAAAAGAGGTTCGACGGCCAACGGCGTAGTTAGCGGAGGTGAACGACAGGAGGtggcgtggcggcagccgtggcggccaAACGACGAGTGTGGTGGCACCGACTCACAATAAGCGAACACGCGTCCAGGCAAAGACGGGAAATTCAGATGGAGAAGAAGAATCGGAAGGACAGGCGTCGGATGCGCTCTGGGAAATAAGGAAGACGGAGGGTGGAGCTGCGagcgcaccagcggcgcgctGGCACTCATGTCACTAGATGAgtcctccctttccttcgccaccgtgagagaggggggagagaacgCTTTAAACTGGGGCCATTGAGCGAGTCGGCATACTCGTCTCCATCGACCCGACTTCCGGGGTGGTCTGTGCGCGGTCGTGCCGCTTGCACCGAGAGGGCCACACCGGTCGGAGCAGAGTGCGTCCTCCATACAAGAGCAGACATACCCGCATGTGCTTGCGCTTGTGCACAGGACGGGAGTGAGGAAACACCTTTCCTTCCACTTTCCTGTCTCACCGGGTGGATACAtgaaggggtggggtgtcGCGAGACTTACTGTGAGGGCACGGatagcggcagcgacgagggaggagggaccCAGAAGGCGCACTGACGATCGAAGTGCAGTTATCGCTCGCAGTGGGCAAGGGAATGTAAGAAAAGCGCCTCCGTCGTCCGTCCCTCGCACCCTCGGATCTTGCCGCACGCGTATGAGCCCCGCGGAAGGCGAGCGAAAAGgatccacacacacacgcgcgcgaaaAGGAAACCAATAAAGGAAAAACCTCCGCAGGGACCGGTGCACGCCCACTTGCTGGCGCAGGAcggagagcggaggaggtgcggagGTAAGCAGGAGAGTTGACCGTCGGCACTCCCATGTAAAAGACGCCCTTTCACCACCATCGAGCGGGCccggagaagagggaagccGTTCGCCGCAGAAAAGAAGGTCACGAAAGGGAGCGTTAGACTGCAGATGATGAAAACATGTGCGCTCACTTCCGCACGAAGATACTAACGACAGTAAGAATCGGCGAGATACATGAGCACGGGAAAGGGTACCAAGAACCTTCAAGAAGGCAGTGCACCGGTGCAAACGAGTTCGCGCGAGAGCGAGGGGAGGGTCAGCAGCAGATGGTATCGCGACCGGCCCTCTTCCCCTGCCACGTCACCACTCCATCCGCCTACTTTCATCGCATGCGCGATGGACGCACATCTCCCCTTTAGGTTCGCATCACGTTGGCGAAGTTCTTCTTTTCTAGCAGGTACGCCTTGAACAACTTATCCACTACCAAGTGGTGCTTGAGATTGATGCGACGGTCCTCGGCAAGCATTTCGAGCAGCTCGTCGCTCACGCGCGCCACGGTGTTGGGCTGGACGTGCTCGCACGGCGTGTCGTGCACAGGTGAAAATCGGTCCAGAGAGTGCGTCTGCTTCGCACTAGTGAGCGTTTGCGTCGGCTCACCACAGCTATCGGCGGGCTGTGCACTGTccagcggcgtcgatggcATCTGCGTGAAGACGCCGCGCTTGCTGCTGGtgtttttttctgtttttgcGCGGAGAGGACTCTGTgcaggcaagagagagagaggacaacggagtgcgtgtggggcggaggggggggtgttGAGGAGGGGAATGTCTTCAGAGTGAAAACtaagaagagcagcgcatTTATGGGTCGATGCTGCAACGCCCATCCCGCGGTAAcaacggcagccgcacgacgaggaagatgaagaagaagagaaaagtggagaagaggtggagagacGTGTGCACAGAGGGTATATGGTATGCCCTCAGGGTCTTCATTGCTTTCTCCGTTAGGTGCGGCTTCGCGCGGTAGAGGTGCTCTACATTTGTGGACAAGAGCAAGAAcgcaacggcggcagaggctgGACACGCCGACGTACGGCACATGAGAGGGGACATTTTGGACGTGTAGCGCAACCGCGGACTGCCCGCTTCGTGGTTTACGTTATACATTGGTTGCTCGCAGCGTCGCATACAACAACGCCAACGTAGAGTTAGTCGGCACATCTTCTTCGCTTGCGCATCGGCACTGACTACGTCTCTTATCTCTCTTCGCTGATCTGTTAGCCTTGATCTCCTCCGTTCCCGGTCAAGGGCATGAGCATGTGTGCTTGAGCGATGTGCGATTAGAATGGGTGGGCCAGCCGTGGTGGCATGCGTGGCGTTGACGGGCCAATGCTAGCAGCAGGCTacggaaaaggaaaagatccaacacacacatacacacacatgtgaACAGTACGACcgttccccctccccacttaGATCGCAGATGCTTGCCTTTCCAGTTTtcagctccttctcccctGCCGAGCGTGGTCAAATCGTGTCACACCGCAGTCACGCTCGTCTTGCTGGTGAGCCGGAAAGATGAGCGCAGgcaagaaggagagagagcgatatggcgatgatggcggtGCGAGCCGCAGCACAAGAAGGAGAGGCACATATCTTGGAAGAGGCGGtagggaggtggtggtgaggggggggcagcTGGTACGATGGAGATGAGCCGCCGCCTTGCATACACCcgattgtgtgtgtgtgtgtgtcacacCTGCTATTgccgtgcagcgctgcagaccagagcaccgccactgcgtgcgctgccctcctccctgtcCTCtgagccgcctccgccgcctttcTGCAACAACAgcgcgcgaaaaaaaaagctgacgaagaagagaggcgggACCGCCCTCTGCCCGTGTTTCCTgctgcgtcggtgccgctgctgctacttCCTCTTCGCAGGCACCGGCTCGGCAACGGTGGCCTTGCTTTTGTCCTCGCGCAGGCCCAGCACTCGGTTCATGACGAGGTGGTCGGCCGTCGTATCAGGGTCGACGACAAAGTACCCGAAGCGCTCCGCCTGGATCGACTCGAAGTGCTTGAAGTTCTCGACGCCCTTCTCCGCGTACCCGTGCGACACCACCTCGCTCTTCTCGTCGATGAACTTGAGAAACTCGGGATCGATGGCGGCACGGTCGTCCTTGAGGAGCGCATTGTACAAGCGCACCTCCACCGGCGTACATGCCGTCGCGCTCACCCAGGAGATATTTGTCTTCGGCTTGTCTTTACGCTCGAAGTCGATGTCTACATGAATCACCATCGGCTGTCCCTTGGCGTCCACCTCGAAGCTCTTGCACACAACGTTGCCTGAGTACTTGAGGCCCACCACGCGTGGGCCAGGGGCGAGTCCGTAGAACttgttgttgtcgtcgtcTGTGTGGAAGTCACTGCGGTCGACGTAGAAGGTGTCCGTGAATGTCAAGGCGCGGCTACCGAGCTCAGGCTTGCGCGGGTGGTTCGGGCACTCGAAGATCCGCTCCCCCTTCCAGttgtccaccaccaccttgaTTGGGTCAATCACCATCAGCCGGCGCTCGCAGCGCTCGTCGAGGTCCTCGCGCAGGGTGTTCTCCAGCATGCTGATCTGAATTACATTCATGGAGCGGGTGATACCAACCAGCTCGCAGAAGCGGTTAATGGCGGCCGGAGTGTACCCGCGGCGACGCATGCCAGCAAGGGTGAGCAGGCGGGGGTCGTCAAACCCGCGGACAATGCCCTTGCGCACCAGCACGTTGATCTTACGTTTCGAGAGCAGCGAGCCCGTCACGTTGAGGCGGCTGAACTCCCACACGTACGGACGCCACAGGTTGAGCTCGTTCAGCAGCCAGAAGTAGCTCTCGCGGCGCGTCTCGAACTCCAGCGTGCACAGGCTGTAGTCGATGTCCTCGAGCGAGTCAATGAGGCAGTGGGTGAAGTCGTAGCTTGGGTAGATGCACCACTTGTCCTTGATGTGCGGGTGCTCGACGTACTTGACGCGGTACGCAATGAAGTCGCGCATGTTCGGGTTGTCGCTCTTCATATCGGCCTTCACGCGAAGCGTCGCCTCGCCCTCGGCGTAGCGGCCCTGGCGCATGTGCTTGAAGAGGAGCAGATTCTCCTCGACGCTGCGGTTGCGCCACGGGCTgtcctcgcgctgctcccgctgctgcttcagctcGTCTGGCGTGCTGTGATCGACGTAGGCCTTCCCATCCTTGATGAGCTGCACGGCGAAGGTGTGCAGCTGGTCGAAGTAGtcggaggagaaggtgacCCAGTCCGGTTTCCACCCCATCCAGTCCACCATCTCCATGATAGCGTCAATGTAGACCTGATCCTCCGACTCAGGGTTCGTATCGTCGTAGCGCAGGTAGCACTTGCCaccgtgcgcacgtgcgctgcCGAAGTTGAGGTTCATGCTCTTGGCATGGCCAATGTGCAGGAAGCCATTCGGCTCCGGGGGGAAACGGAAGTACGGCTTCCCGCCGGTGACCTTCTCGTGCgcctcgagcagctcgcGCGTGTTCCGGCACCCCGGGACGGGACGGCCGTTCTGCAGGATCGACAGGTCGCGCTTCGTCTCCATTTCTTTcacttctgcagctgccggtCCCGCCATCTTTGCCAAGCGCGGGCGGAATAGGCGGAACGTTGTTTTCGTAAGTGtctcgggggggggggttacTCTGTGTACGTGGTGatgggcgcgtgtgctccagcagcgatACGTGCGCTGCAACGGATGGCCCGGCGTCGTGCATGCTTGCCAGCGTGCAATGTCGAAACGAAaaacagagcgagagagagacgggcaCGCGTGCGAGAAGTAAGCAAGTAAAGGGCGCGGGCGGACGTGTACGGGGGGAAGAGTAGAAGGAGGGGCAACACGTGTAAGTCACGACAGTCCTTGGCATTGCGGTGGCACACGCCATCTTCCGCTGGCGAGCTTCGCACTACACCACACGTGCAGGGGAAAGAAGAGCGCCTACACTGACCGCCTCACCGTCACCTTTCCTTGCCGCTGTGCATGGGgacaagggggaggggcctgCACTGCTGGCAACTAACATAACGAAGGTGTGATTGTGGTTCTTCTGTTTTAGCGCCGTGGTTGCGCGTGAGGTTGGATGATCACCCCCCCCATTTATCGAAGACGTTGTCGAAGCGTTCGGCGGCACACGAACACCATGACCACAAACAGAAAGCGTGCAGAAAAGGAAATAAAAGGATCGAGCAAGCATCATCGCGCGCGCGACACCTTCACTCGtgcactccctctctctgtcttgaGACGACctcaagcgcacacgcatcagTCATGCATGCAGCAGATACAAGGAAGAAGGAAGATCCCCAAAGCACGCGCcgcacgtcgccgctgttgggggggggggctccACCTTCTCTGTAGGAACGCCTCTCTTTTTAGTCAACTTCTATGCGTTGTGTGTACACGCAGACagggagcgagcgagcgaacgggggggggggtgcgcacaggcacacgtacatgcacacaccAGTATCGCAAGCACGTTCCTACACAATTTAAAGGCATtagtgcccctccccctcctctggTCTTCCACTCCACGTCATTTCTGGCTGCTCGTCGCTCCAAGCGTCCTCTACTGCGCGTGTGCAACTTCATCTGAAGGGTGTCGTCTCGTccttcgcctccctctcttcgcacCTCTTAGCACGCCGTTGGGCATAAGAAGGAGGGCGTGTAGCGCACACACCTTCTCAAGGATGAACACGCACCCGCCACTCAGCGCCTTTTCCCGGTGGCGACGCGCTCTGTCTGGCGGCCCTCCCGCTGAAGTGGACAGGAAGCTAAACAGAGCATAACAGTACACCAGCGACAACGAGGCGTCATGGTGTGCCAGGTCTGTGTGAGAGAGGCGGTTTTCTATGTCTATGAAattgagggagggggagggagggttCATGGAAGCGGTGGCCAAtgaggaggggtgggagaTGACCCCTGTGAGCATGCAGGATGGGGGAGGCAAGACGTAaacgcacagacacaaaaGTCCAGTCgatgcaaaaaaaaaagaaaccaACGACGGCCACGAGCACTCGGTGTGATGGCGGGAAGCATGAGGAgcgtggggaggagggggaggacggTTCGTGTGGCAACACCACGTCTTGAccacacacgcgctacaggggagggggaggggtgcctTCGTAGCACATGGCCCCCTCCTTTCACCACTTCGCTCTGCTACATCCATCCATACGGCGCTTTCACTCCGCATCGTCCACCTTGGGCGCCAGGTAATAACGAAGGTAACCGACGTTGTCGATGCCGTACTCCACCATGCAAGGACTGTCCTTGGCAAACTTGAGCGTGACGCGCTCGCTGAGCGTCGAGCCCTTGGCAAAGATGCCCATGAAGCGGAGCGCAAAAGAGAGCGTGATGGGctcctccatcgccaccTCGACCCCGatggcgccgttgccgccctccgccttgTTGTACCTGCGAGAGATGGGCTCGTGCTCGTCCTCGTCCCGGGCCTCCGCCTTCACCTCTGATTTCACCTCCGACTTGGCGCTGCGATCCGACACGCCGGCGGCCTGAAGGAATGTGTAGCCCTGCCCAACATCGCCCGACGAGCTGAACTTCACGCCCTCCTTGCTGATGGCGATGGTGACAGTGTCGCCGAAGACCTGCATGTCGCGCACAATCTTCGCGAACTCGGCGGAGTTGAGTGTGACAGTGCTGCGGTAGTCCATCTCAGGAATGCCCATCGACTCCGCCTCGATTTCGAGCAGTTTCAGCTGGTACTCGCACTTGCGCGTCCTCTCCGGGTTCTCAGAAGTGAGGGTGACCACGTCCGAGTCATCGTCATGACGCAGACTGAGGCTGTCGTTGCCGTCGACGATCTTCAGCACcttggagagggaggcaagGTTGAGGCCAAGAATAATGTTGCGCTCGCACTGGTACTTCACAAAGCAgtcgtcgcgcagcagcatgtGCACGAGGGCAACGTGGCTGGAGTCCATGGCCTGAATGGACAGACCTCCAGGGTTGCAGTCGAAGTTTGCCTCATTCACCAACCCGTTGATGCACTCGACCAGGCGTTTCCACAGGCTAGCGTACTGGACCTGAGCCTCGAGCATGATGAGGAAAAGTGGCGTAGAGGTGCTTGCGCGAAAATGACGTGCTATGCTGTACAGGGCGCaggcgtatgtgtgtgtgtgtgtgtgcagacGGTATGCGTGTATGGGTGTATATGTGCGGCAGGCTGACGTGAGCGGTGGAGCCCATGACGATTTGTTCACGTTCGTggacggcgatgatggcggtgccgacgCCGAGAAGGTGAGGGGCAGACGTATGAAGGAACAACAAGCGAGGCAAGAGGCGGCGGATGCCGCACGTGATGCAGCCAGTGGCGCATGGGCAGATACGCACATGAAGCGAGGCGAaggtggtggcagtggtgggGAGGTGAAAAAAGTCGCACATGCGAAGAGCTCGAGATGACTCGATGCAGCAAGATGGGGCAACGAAAGGCTCGGGCGCCTTTGGGAGGTGGAGCGCCGGCACATCACGTTGCAAAACGGCTTGTTGTTTGACTGTTGTTGTGACGAAGGCAGTAAAACCTGAGTGGTAATCGGTCTTCCGCGGATGCACGTGTACGTTATCGTGTAGCCTTAGGATACAACAACAACTACGCATACACGTGCTTCCAGAGAGACAGATGTACAAACGGTTAAGAGCACAGGCGAAACCGTCTtacagcggcgccgtgccggtCGTATTGTTGCTGAACGTGTGCTGTGCTATACGCGGCACTCggacagacagagaggggcGAGAGGCAGGTCAATCTCTTGCTGTATCCAGCTCTGCCGACGACAGCATGCCGCACAGACGTGCCGGTACCAAAAAGCGTTCATGTTCTGCTGCCTCAGAATCACGGTGGGGGCTGCACGAGCAGGCCGCTCGGGTCTTCACGCACCAGGAGCGGGCAGACGTTCATTTTAGTGTAATGCTCCCAAAAGAcctccacagcagcggcgcattcGTCGCCGAGCACGAGGGCGAACACGGCGTCGTATCCGCCGGCGCCAGGGCATCCAACCGCGAACACACCCGGCAGAGTCGCCGTGTCGTCCAAGAGATCGGTCAGCTCTACAGGCTCCACCTTCACCTCCGCGGCCAAGCCCATGTCCCGCAGTAGGGCACGGCTAcgggctgcgcagcgggACGCCTCGACGATGCACTGCATCGACTCGCCGTCTGCCTtgaacagcggcagcgagggcacCTGCTGGAGCGCTGCCATAGAAGCCGCGTAGACGTCCggcttcgctgccgcctcgtcgaTCATGCGACGCAGAGCGGCGATGTACGCCTCGTTGTtgcgacgcagctgctcccAAAGGTTGTCTGGGGTGTCAGCGACAGATCTGCGCCACGCCACGATCTTTGCGACCATGCCAGGAGTGCTGGAGCCGCCTTGGTGCACGTCTCCGAGGACCAGCTTCACACCAGGCGGTAGGCGGAACGGCTCGGGCGGCACCCACACCTCTTTCATGTCCACACACCGCCTCAGTGTCTCTACCTCCACCGAGCTCGGCGGCTGAGCACTGTCCATCATCATCGATACGCGGCTCGCAGGAAAGCGGCGGTAGGCGCACGTGCCGTAGACGGCGGTGTACACGTCGAAGCCGCTACCGATCTTGCCCTGTGTGACACTGTGAGCAATCTGGGCGATACGGTGGACGTACTCGTGTGAGCACCCGTCCGCGTTGAAGTGGTGGCACAGGCACGCCACGATGCTGGTCGTCATGGCCGCAGACGACCCCAAGCCGGTCTTGGAGACAGCACCGACCAGCGGCAGGTGGGGTGGCAGGGCGCGCAGGTTGGCCACGTTCACGTCCTTCCCTTGACTCTCTAAATAGTTGCGTTGACTGTAAAAGTTGTTGTCAGCCAGGAGCTCCACCCAAATCTCGCcatcggtgctgctgcccagcGACTGGGCGGCTGCCACGGAGTACAGGACAGCGTTGAAGATAAACGGGCTCCCCGACCCCTCCGTCTGCTTCACCGCGACGATGCCGGGCGCTGACGTATCGGCAACGAAGCAGAATGACTGACGGAACTGCGGCGAATTCATGTGCATCGTCGTTTTCCCCGAAGCACCGGCCGTTGTGGACTCCGCCTTGACGATGCGCGTCGTGAAGCGCGCGTTCACGCCGATCGAGACGCCGACATTGGCCGGGGTGCACGACTCCACAATAAGGTAGCTACCAAGGATGAGAACCTTTCCGGGTGCTGACGCCTCCATTGCCAAgaagtttttttttgagccgggagcggggggaggggggagagggagagaaaggatgGCAGACAAGAGGGGCGTCGCAAGCGAGGAACAGGGGGAGGCTGCGGCAGTGGTTAACTATGGAAGACACTTGTTCAGGCAAGCAACCATGCGTACATACAGAGAAATACAGAGGGCAGAAGATGGTGGCACGCGAGCACAAGGTATACGATGTGCGGCGTGTGTCCGTGTCTGTAAAACCGGCGAGCGTGAGTGTCGCGCCACGGGAGATggtgagagagaaagagagaaatgGGGAGGGAGatagggagagagggagggagggaggacacacacagacaaacaAAAGGCGATGACAGAAACAGATGTGCTCGAAGGGGCAGAGGGGAGACTGAGAAAATAAACTCTGCGCAAACCTagacagacgcacgcacatacacagaaggaggcagagggaaaggggaagagagagagtcaaAGTGCTTCATCGTGGTAAGGATCATGGCAGGATGTAGTGCCTGGGCTCAGCTGCGCTGCATTAGGTAATAGACGCGACAGGCTCTATCAAGTATCGCGGTGCCCATTGCCGTCTGCACCAGGCGGCGGCCCAGGGACCGCGAATCAGCGATGTCCCTGTCCCACAGCAGGATGAGAGGAGTGACACAAGAACAGAGGAAGGAGATGAGGAGTGTCTTCGAAGCTGCAATGCGGCAAACGTGCGCGAGAAGGCAGAAACCCCACAGCAGAAGAGGGATTCTAGAACAAAGAGCCGAAACACATAAGCCGTGTGGTGTCGCCAGGGTCCCTGCAGCAGAAGAGGCGCTGTGTAAGTCTTAATATTCAAacgcgggggggggcgccaCCAAGGCACTGGTCGGAACCCGCACACAAGAATCCAAACACTTACAGACGCACATCAACGCGCTCATCATCTCCGACTTCGCCATCCCTCCGGTACCAAGGGAAGAAGAtggggaagagaaaaaacaGATGGCAACGCATCGCTGTATGTCAACAGCCCAATTCTGCGCGCAAGCGCAGACACGCAACGCAGTTGGATTATGGATCAGCGATGGAAGcatcagagagagagagagacatggAGAACGCGATAGGGGAGGTTAGGGGGGTTTgctcccttccctccgccCCACCACGTAtcccgcctcttctccgttCAATGCTTGGATTCAAGCTCCTTGAGCAGGGCCGGGTCCACAACGACAGCACGCTTCTTGCGGCGTGCCGcggccatctcctcctccgtcggcggctcggccaccaccacagcctcGCCGTTCTCTTGCACGGCACCGCCCTCGACGTTGATCTGGTGAAGGCGGTAGAGGTAGTAGGAGGCGCACAAAGCAAACGTCCCGGCGCAGAAGAACACGACAAGGAAGAAGACGTACCCGCTGCGGCTCGTGCAGCACCACGAGGCGCAGTCCGAGATACGGGGGTTCAGCAATGTGCACATGCCGCTCGCCATGCAGGGCTCCCGCGCGCACTCAGCGCGCAGAGAGGCGTAGCCGCTGCACTTGGCTGTGCAAGACATGATacctttttgtgtgtgtgtgtgtgtgatgcaGTTGGGTGAGCGGCTTCGATGCGGCGAATCAAAAGTGAGCGAAATCGAGAGAGCACGCGTGCTGTTAGTGGCATAGGACAGCCGCGTGTTCAAGAGGGCCgcatacacgcgcagacgcagacACGACGACAGGCACTGCAAAGCCCTCCGTGGCTGTAAAAGAAAGGGCACAGAGAAGTCGACAGAGGCGGATAATAGTGAGGGGTGGGAGCGATGTGCGTGTTTGagctgcacacacaaaacaaaaacacgGACATCTCAACGTGGTGAGACAGCGAAACAGATATGGTATGTGTGAGAAGCGTGTGTGGCGCCTCACAAAAGGGGAGCAACTTCTCGGCcaccttcccctctctccgcttcTACTGGTGGGTGCAGCACTGGAAATACAGCGCTGAGAATAGCAACAATAGCACCCTGTCGCGCAGAGGTGGCGAGGAGTGGGAAAGAGAAACATTCTTGTGGAAGGATAAAGGCACGCATCATCCGTCTCGCGCCCATCTGCATCCTGTAGAGCCCATCCTCCAGTGTCGGCAAAGCCGACATATGCCACGGCTGCGCCAACAGACCTCCGTGAGTCAAGCACACGAAGATAGAAAACGCTTCTCCGGAAGGCCGATTCGGTTG
The sequence above is drawn from the Leishmania donovani BPK282A1 complete genome, chromosome 15 genome and encodes:
- a CDS encoding proliferative cell nuclear antigen (PCNA), putative; amino-acid sequence: MLEAQVQYASLWKRLVECINGLVNEANFDCNPGGLSIQAMDSSHVALVHMLLRDDCFVKYQCERNIILGLNLASLSKVLKIVDGNDSLSLRHDDDSDVVTLTSENPERTRKCEYQLKLLEIEAESMGIPEMDYRSTVTLNSAEFAKIVRDMQVFGDTVTIAISKEGVKFSSSGDVGQGYTFLQAAGVSDRSAKSEVKSEVKAEARDEDEHEPISRRYNKAEGGNGAIGVEVAMEEPITLSFALRFMGIFAKGSTLSERVTLKFAKDSPCMVEYGIDNVGYLRYYLAPKVDDAE
- a CDS encoding glutaminyl-tRNA synthetase, putative, producing MAGPAAAEVKEMETKRDLSILQNGRPVPGCRNTRELLEAHEKVTGGKPYFRFPPEPNGFLHIGHAKSMNLNFGSARAHGGKCYLRYDDTNPESEDQVYIDAIMEMVDWMGWKPDWVTFSSDYFDQLHTFAVQLIKDGKAYVDHSTPDELKQQREQREDSPWRNRSVEENLLLFKHMRQGRYAEGEATLRVKADMKSDNPNMRDFIAYRVKYVEHPHIKDKWCIYPSYDFTHCLIDSLEDIDYSLCTLEFETRRESYFWLLNELNLWRPYVWEFSRLNVTGSLLSKRKINVLVRKGIVRGFDDPRLLTLAGMRRRGYTPAAINRFCELVGITRSMNVIQISMLENTLREDLDERCERRLMVIDPIKVVVDNWKGERIFECPNHPRKPELGSRALTFTDTFYVDRSDFHTDDDNNKFYGLAPGPRVVGLKYSGNVVCKSFEVDAKGQPMVIHVDIDFERKDKPKTNISWVSATACTPVEVRLYNALLKDDRAAIDPEFLKFIDEKSEVVSHGYAEKGVENFKHFESIQAERFGYFVVDPDTTADHLVMNRVLGLREDKSKATVAEPVPAKRK
- a CDS encoding phosphomevalonate kinase-like protein; this translates as MEASAPGKVLILGSYLIVESCTPANVGVSIGVNARFTTRIVKAESTTAGASGKTTMHMNSPQFRQSFCFVADTSAPGIVAVKQTEGSGSPFIFNAVLYSVAAAQSLGSSTDGEIWVELLADNNFYSQRNYLESQGKDVNVANLRALPPHLPLVGAVSKTGLGSSAAMTTSIVACLCHHFNADGCSHEYVHRIAQIAHSVTQGKIGSGFDVYTAVYGTCAYRRFPASRVSMMMDSAQPPSSVEVETLRRCVDMKEVWVPPEPFRLPPGVKLVLGDVHQGGSSTPGMVAKIVAWRRSVADTPDNLWEQLRRNNEAYIAALRRMIDEAAAKPDVYAASMAALQQVPSLPLFKADGESMQCIVEASRCAARSRALLRDMGLAAEVKVEPVELTDLLDDTATLPGVFAVGCPGAGGYDAVFALVLGDECAAAVEVFWEHYTKMNVCPLLVREDPSGLLVQPPP